ACTTTTCCCCCTGGCTTTCAATATAGTTTTTTATAACCTCCAACGGGGCTCCTCCGGTTGTAAGTAAACAGTAACTCCTTGACCAAAAATGGTCTTTCCAAAGTTTACTTCCTATGGCAGGATACTCGTTCTGATACTTTCTCATCAAAGACTTTGCGTCGATATTTGCTGACCAATACCAGATGATAATTCATCAGAAACACTGAATGTTTATTGCTATCCAACTGCATGATTCTCACCTCGTTTAGGCTGAATCTACTGATTTATTTATACCCACTTTTCAAGGTCAAAACCACCGATTCATCTCCCACCTACGCGCTCACTTTGTGAGTAAGGAAGGCTAAGAGGAGGGAGACTTCTCGGCATTGCGGTTAAAAATTACCGCCGGAATTTTTCAAGAATATCCGGCATTTTAAAAATCGACGGAACCCATCCCTCCACTGCAATTTCATCATTAATAATCAACGCCGGTGTCTTGGTCACTCCGTATTTTTCGAATTCCAAGGGATTACAAATCATTATGATTTCACTTTTCAAATTTCCTCGTTTCAGTGCCTCATCCACGATGGGCTTAAGTTTTGAGAAGCCTCATCCGATATCCTCTAAAATAATTATTTTCAACATCTAATCCCTCCCAACTTGCTAATTAACAGATCCACTTTCCCTCTCTTCCAAGGAAGCTTCATCTGTTTTCTTCCTTGTTATTCTATTACCCATTTTTTCCTTTATTACGACCTGATGGAATTTTCATTGACAAAAAGATTCTTTCTCC
The window above is part of the Isachenkonia alkalipeptolytica genome. Proteins encoded here:
- a CDS encoding thioredoxin family protein codes for the protein MDEALKRGNLKSEIIMICNPLEFEKYGVTKTPALIINDEIAVEGWVPSIFKMPDILEKFRR